A single genomic interval of Labeo rohita strain BAU-BD-2019 chromosome 13, IGBB_LRoh.1.0, whole genome shotgun sequence harbors:
- the vip gene encoding VIP peptides — protein MCKAMLVRNGSQLLLFITLSSVLYARTLSLPFASMRETRHADGLFTSGYSKLLGQLSARRYLESLIGKRVSDDLMEDQAPMKRHSDAIFTDNYSRFRKQMAVKKYLNSVLTGKRSQEDPPSMQEESTGGETTYRESYDDVTVDQLLNHIPLPL, from the exons AT GTGTAAAGCAATGCTCGTGAGGAACGGCTCTCAGCTTTTGCTCTTCATAACTCTCTCCAGTGTTTTATACGCCCGGACCTTAAGTTTACCCTTCGCCTCCATGAG AGAAACGAGACACGCAGACGGGCTCTTCACAAGCGGATACAGTAAACTTCTAGGACAGTTATCTGCCAGACGGTACCTGGAGTCATTGATCGGAAAGCGGGTCAG TGACGATTTGATGGAGGACCAGGCACCGATGAAGCGTCATTCAGACGCAATATTCACAGACAACTACAGCCGCTTTCGCAAGCAGATGGCGGTGAAGAAATATCTCAACTCCGTTCTCACAGGAAAGAGAAG TCAAGAAGACCCACCCAGCATGCAGGAGGAATCGACTGGAGGTGAGACCACGTATCGGGAGAGCTACGATGACGTCACCGTAGACCAACTTCTGAATCATATACCATTG CCTCTCTGA